One segment of Carya illinoinensis cultivar Pawnee chromosome 1, C.illinoinensisPawnee_v1, whole genome shotgun sequence DNA contains the following:
- the LOC122282111 gene encoding ankyrin repeat-containing protein At2g01680-like, with product MDAMLLEAIRTNQTPKLISLFQANEGILEQRTTDSKDTALHLASKFGHADMVSEIIKLCPDLVAAENKMLETPIHEACRQGSAKVLKLLLEVNPRAACKLNCENKTAFFIACSHGHFDVVNILLNQPRIMGSEENLLDRTCIHVAASRGHMDIVREILNAYPNFAQQIDENGNLPLHYSCIHGHREITWMLLMRDKNLALQYNINGYTPPHMASMNGKVSVLEELVLMAPESLHCATIEGETVFHLAVRYGQYHALAFMAHACNATNLIHHQDQYGSTILHHAVSGGRHQIAEYLINETEVQINARNGKGFTALDILDQAKDSTENRHLEAMFVKAGGRRSIELLCPSPEAEKTNVRIGNELEMSIMNEMVSYESKSSPPFSQGTSSRTSSPQDQAGATFDHETYKRGSLFPTNMRQHKQNRHQENVGERHTSYRHKQHAIYMEALQNARNTIILVAILIATVTFAAGINPPGGSYQQGEMKGKSMLGGTLAFKVFEISNNIALFASLSIVIVLVSIIPFRRKPLMILLMVAHKVMWVAVAFMATSYVAATWVVMPKNQGTKWVFVTLLAVSGGTLGVVFIVLGVTLVEHWLRKMKWKKQKKDRGQGVADRDLESQNSDVESSYLQGHHSY from the exons ATGGATGCTATGCTTCTAGAGGCAATTAGGACAAATCAAACGCCCAAATTAATCAGTTTGTTTCAAGCAAATGAAGGAATTCTTGAGCAGAGAACAACTGACTCCAAGGACACAGCCTTACACCTCGCTTCTAAGTTTGGACATGCTGACATGGTGTCCGAAATCATTAAATTGTGCCCTGACTTGGTTGCTGCTGAGAACAAGATGCTGGAGACTCCTATACATGAAGCTTGTCGCCAAGGGTCTGCCAAGGTCTTGAAGCTGCTATTAGAAGTCAACCCGAGAGCTGCCTGTAAGCTTAACTGTGAAAACAAGACtgcatttttcattgcttgcAGCCATGGCCATTTTGACGTGGTGAATATCCTCTTAAACCAACCTCGAATTATGGGTTCAGAGGAAAATCTGCTTGACCGAACTTGCATCCATGTGGCTGCATCGAGAGGACATATGG ATATCGTCAGAGAGATACTAAATGCGTATCCGAACTTTGCTCAACAGATTGACGAGAATGGAAACTTGCCATTGCACTATTCTTGTATCCACGGACACAGGGAGATAACCTGGATGCTCTTGATGCGTGACAAAAATCTTGCTCTGCAATATAACATCAATGGTTACACGCCACCGCATATGGCATCAATGAACGGTAAAGTTTCAGTCCTTGAAGAACTTGTGCTGATGGCTCCAGAATCTTTGCACTGTGCTACGATTGAGGGAGAGACAGTCTTTCACCTGGCTGTGAGATATGGCCAGTACCATGCTCTTGCGTTCATGGCTCATGCTTGCAATGCTACAAATCTCATACATCATCAGGATCAATATGGGAGCACCATTTTACATCATGCAGTTTCTGGTGGGAGACATCAG ATAGCAGAGTACTTGATCAACGAAACAGAAGTGCAGATTAATGCTAGGAATGGTAAAGGATTCACCGCACTAGATATCCTCGACCAGGCCAAGGACAGTACCGAGAATCGGCATCTTGAAGCCATGTTTGTTAAAGCCGGTGGTAGAAGAAGTATCGAACTGTTGTGTCCTTCACCGGAAGCAGAAAAAACCAACGTTCGCATTGGTAATGAATTGGAAATGTCCATTATGAATGAAATGGTTTCTTATGAAAGCAAGAGCTCGCCCCCATTTAGCCAGGGAACCAGCTCTAGAACTTCATCACCACAGGATCAAGCAGGGGCGACATTTGACCATGAAACATACAAACGAGGGTCCTTATTCCCAACTAACATGCGACAACACAAGCAAAATAGGCACCAGGAAAATGTAGGGGAGCGTCACACAAGTTACAGACATAAGCAGCATGCAATATACATGGAAGCATTGCAAAATGCAAGGAACACTATCATACTAGTTGCTATTTTGATCGCAACAGTTACTTTTGCTGCTGGAATTAACCCTCCTGGCGGTTCATATCAGCAAGGAGAAATGAAAGGGAAGTCGATGTTAGGGGGAACATTAGCGTTCAAGGTGTTTGAGATAAGCAATAACATTGCATTGTTCGCCTCCCTCTCCATAGTGATTGTTCTCGTCAGCATCATCCCCTTCCGGAGAAAGCCACTGATGATACTACTGATGGTGGCTCATAAGGTCATGTGGGTAGCTGTAGCATTCATGGCGACAAGTTACGTTGCAGCCACATGGGTGGTAATGCCAAAAAACCAGGGGACAAAATGGGTGTTCGTCACGCTTCTAGCAGTTAGCGGTGGCACCCTGGGAGTGGTGTTTATTGTTCTGGGTGTGACTCTGGTTGAGCACTGGCTGCGGAAAATGAAGtggaagaaacaaaaaaaggatAGAGGGCAGGGAGTTGCAGATCGTGACTTGGAAAGTCAGAACTCAGATGTTGAGAGTTCATACCTACAAGGACATCACTCCTACTGA